A genome region from Chlorobaculum tepidum TLS includes the following:
- a CDS encoding DUF3683 domain-containing protein, whose product MTVNKEPVAARAVPAVKREIPYNYTSASDRQAISFILGEEVVRQIEELRDLRVTGRSARLLMQLFGDILIHGRNPYLLQELIGSEHRRNRIFEHARKDIETIQSSANGEPRVLAIVETLRAKLEKFRAEIERLPEFRRKLKKELAPIVGAKNVLYDPFSIVAHATDATDWRLYLPVAVVTPDDEAQVAPLIAAIAKLGLRVIPRGAGTGLTGGAVPLRSDCVIINTEKLNHVRGITERTFHLKDSHTVTGSVIEVEAGVITETAMHYADEHGLVFATDPTSEWACTIGGNIAENAGGKMAVRWGTCIDNLLEWKIAMPGGKLWTVRRTDHQLRKILPEDTVTYEVLDQHGAPLKRIILRGTEIRKQGLWKDITNKALGGVPGLQKEGTDGVITSAVFVLYPKYEEKRTLCLEFFGPDMDEASRVIVELSKAFPYQNVEHETLLALEHFDDEYIRAIDYKVKASRPQTPKAVLLIDIAGHTEAEVEAGVERVRALLEKHPNTLMFVARDQAESILFWQDRKKLGAIARRTNAFKLNEDIVIPIDQLAVFARFIDDMNVEEERYSQLQYVERIDAMLRESSNPESLTPFEAKIPAGLGLCDLIRNRLEAADPLLLRSLTLLQEFRTELNQLFRGYPKTLDAIEADFKYVRDRRIVLATHMHAGDGNVHVNVPVLSNDRPMLERADHVIDKVMEKVISLGGVVSGEHGIGVTKLKYMDKARIDELTAYRREVDPDGIMNPGKLEDYEALNHIFTPSFNLLELEAHILKRGKLEALSKKVDYCIRCGKCKPDCCVYYPARGMFYHPRNKNLAIGSLIEALLYDAQRERSTDFKLLQWLEEVSDHCTICHKCLKPCPVDIDSGEVSILEREILSARGFKNSPPITKMTLNYLANRSPFYNKMFRNAVLRFGGAAQRAGTKITAPLQASRDAQSVIPPLRLLRSSVPPVPEKTLRDVLPPCDSDQVLVFEPTSKEATSTVFYFPGCGSERLHSTISMAAIHILLETGTRVVLPPPFLCCGFPLNVNAKEEAYTSIVLRNTVMFSQIREMFSYLDFDACVISCGTCMEGLEVMDAPKLFGNRIVDVSRYAYEKGMRVDGGSTQSLYHAPCHDSLKGKACDLLRDVGGFGKVTNVPHCCSEAGTLALSRPDITDSMLHRKREALKESMHGEATATILTNCPSCVQGLGRNRDMGIEPKHIAVALAEKHSGPDWMERFLVQAAKAQAVMF is encoded by the coding sequence ATGACTGTCAATAAAGAGCCTGTTGCCGCGCGGGCAGTTCCTGCCGTCAAGCGCGAGATACCTTATAACTACACTTCAGCAAGCGACCGCCAGGCGATTTCGTTCATCCTTGGCGAAGAGGTTGTCCGGCAGATCGAGGAGCTGCGCGATCTCCGGGTGACCGGACGTTCGGCTCGCCTGCTGATGCAGCTTTTCGGCGATATTCTTATTCATGGCCGCAACCCCTATCTGCTTCAGGAGCTGATCGGTTCGGAGCACCGGCGCAACAGGATTTTCGAGCACGCCCGGAAGGATATTGAGACCATCCAGTCGTCGGCCAACGGTGAGCCGCGAGTGCTGGCGATTGTCGAGACCCTTCGCGCGAAGCTGGAGAAGTTCCGTGCGGAGATCGAGCGGCTGCCGGAGTTCCGGCGCAAGCTCAAAAAGGAGCTCGCGCCCATCGTCGGGGCCAAGAACGTCCTGTACGACCCCTTTTCGATTGTCGCCCACGCAACCGACGCCACCGACTGGCGCTTGTACCTTCCTGTAGCCGTGGTGACGCCGGACGACGAGGCGCAGGTGGCGCCACTGATTGCGGCGATCGCGAAGCTCGGGCTGCGCGTCATTCCGCGCGGCGCGGGCACCGGCCTCACCGGCGGCGCGGTGCCGCTGCGCTCGGACTGCGTCATAATCAACACCGAGAAGCTGAACCATGTGCGCGGCATCACCGAACGAACCTTCCACTTGAAAGATAGCCACACGGTGACCGGCAGCGTTATCGAGGTCGAGGCGGGTGTCATCACCGAAACAGCCATGCACTACGCCGACGAGCACGGGCTGGTGTTCGCCACCGACCCGACCAGCGAATGGGCCTGCACCATCGGCGGCAACATCGCCGAGAACGCGGGCGGCAAAATGGCCGTGCGCTGGGGCACCTGCATCGACAATCTGCTCGAATGGAAGATCGCCATGCCGGGCGGCAAGCTCTGGACGGTGCGACGCACCGACCATCAGCTTCGCAAGATTCTGCCCGAGGACACCGTGACCTACGAGGTGCTGGACCAGCATGGCGCTCCCTTGAAGCGCATCATCCTGCGCGGCACGGAAATCCGCAAGCAGGGCCTATGGAAGGACATCACCAACAAGGCGCTCGGCGGTGTACCGGGATTGCAGAAGGAGGGCACCGACGGCGTCATCACCTCGGCAGTCTTTGTGCTCTATCCGAAGTATGAAGAAAAACGCACGCTCTGCCTGGAGTTCTTCGGCCCTGACATGGACGAGGCAAGCCGCGTAATCGTCGAGCTGTCGAAGGCGTTTCCATACCAGAATGTCGAGCACGAAACGCTGCTCGCGCTAGAGCACTTCGACGACGAGTACATCCGCGCCATCGACTACAAGGTGAAGGCCTCCCGCCCGCAGACGCCCAAAGCGGTACTGCTGATCGACATCGCCGGGCATACGGAAGCCGAGGTCGAAGCGGGTGTGGAACGCGTTCGAGCCCTGCTCGAAAAGCATCCGAACACGCTGATGTTCGTGGCACGAGACCAGGCCGAGAGCATTCTCTTCTGGCAGGATCGCAAGAAGCTCGGCGCGATTGCCCGGCGCACCAACGCCTTCAAGCTGAACGAGGATATCGTCATTCCCATCGACCAGCTCGCGGTGTTCGCCCGTTTCATTGACGATATGAACGTCGAGGAGGAGCGCTATTCGCAATTGCAGTATGTTGAACGGATTGACGCGATGCTGCGCGAAAGCAGCAATCCGGAGAGCCTCACGCCATTCGAGGCGAAGATTCCGGCGGGACTCGGCCTGTGCGATCTGATTCGCAATCGCCTCGAAGCCGCCGATCCCCTGCTGTTGCGCTCGCTGACGCTTTTGCAGGAGTTCCGCACCGAGCTGAACCAGCTCTTCCGCGGCTATCCGAAAACGCTCGACGCCATCGAAGCGGATTTCAAGTATGTGCGCGACCGGCGCATCGTGCTGGCCACCCACATGCACGCCGGCGACGGCAACGTGCACGTGAACGTGCCGGTGCTCTCGAACGACCGCCCGATGCTCGAGCGCGCGGATCACGTCATCGACAAGGTAATGGAAAAGGTGATTTCGCTTGGCGGCGTCGTTTCCGGCGAACACGGCATCGGCGTCACAAAGCTGAAGTACATGGACAAAGCACGCATCGACGAGCTGACCGCCTATCGCCGCGAGGTCGATCCGGACGGCATCATGAACCCCGGCAAGCTGGAGGATTACGAGGCGCTGAACCACATCTTCACCCCGTCGTTCAACCTGCTGGAGCTGGAAGCGCACATCCTCAAGCGCGGCAAGCTCGAAGCGCTCTCGAAGAAGGTGGACTACTGCATTCGCTGCGGCAAGTGCAAGCCGGACTGCTGCGTCTATTACCCGGCGCGCGGCATGTTCTACCATCCGCGCAACAAGAACCTCGCCATCGGCTCGCTCATCGAGGCGCTGCTCTACGACGCCCAGCGTGAACGCTCGACCGATTTCAAGCTGTTGCAGTGGCTGGAGGAGGTCTCGGATCACTGCACCATCTGCCACAAGTGCCTGAAACCCTGCCCGGTGGACATCGATTCGGGCGAGGTGTCGATTCTCGAACGGGAGATTCTCTCTGCGCGCGGCTTCAAGAATTCACCCCCCATCACCAAGATGACGCTGAACTACCTGGCCAACCGCTCGCCGTTCTACAACAAGATGTTCCGCAACGCGGTGCTGAGGTTTGGCGGCGCCGCCCAGCGGGCTGGCACGAAAATAACCGCCCCGTTGCAGGCGTCCAGGGATGCGCAGAGCGTCATCCCGCCGCTGCGGCTGTTGCGCTCGTCCGTGCCGCCGGTGCCCGAAAAAACACTGCGCGACGTGCTGCCGCCCTGCGACAGCGACCAGGTGCTCGTTTTTGAACCGACCAGCAAAGAGGCGACCTCGACGGTCTTCTACTTCCCCGGCTGCGGCTCGGAGCGGCTGCACTCGACCATCTCGATGGCCGCGATCCACATTCTGCTCGAAACCGGCACGCGCGTGGTGCTGCCGCCACCCTTCCTCTGCTGCGGTTTCCCGCTGAACGTCAACGCCAAAGAGGAGGCGTACACCTCGATCGTGCTGCGCAACACAGTGATGTTCAGCCAGATTCGCGAGATGTTCTCCTATCTGGATTTCGACGCCTGTGTGATCTCCTGCGGCACCTGCATGGAGGGACTTGAAGTCATGGATGCCCCAAAGCTCTTCGGCAACCGGATCGTCGATGTGTCACGGTATGCTTACGAAAAAGGAATGCGGGTAGACGGCGGTTCGACACAGAGCCTCTACCACGCCCCCTGCCACGACTCGCTGAAAGGCAAGGCCTGCGACCTGTTGCGCGATGTCGGCGGATTCGGCAAGGTGACCAATGTACCGCACTGCTGCTCGGAAGCGGGCACGCTGGCGCTCTCACGCCCAGACATCACCGATTCGATGCTGCATCGCAAACGCGAAGCGCTCAAGGAATCGATGCACGGCGAAGCGACCGCAACGATACTGACCAACTGCCCATCGTGCGTGCAGGGCCTCGGGCGCAACCGCGACATGGGCATCGAGCCCAAGCACATCGCCGTGGCGCTTGCTGAAAAACACTCCGGCCCCGACTGGATGGAGCGCTTCCTCGTCCAGGCAGCAAAGGCCCAAGCGGTGATGTTCTAA
- a CDS encoding SDR family oxidoreductase produces the protein MRKSLGVVITGGSAGLGLAMAREFLRAGDRVVICSRRESNLKSALQMLGSDVPDRNVYGMVCDVSLPAQAADFAAFAAAKLGIIDRWINNAGTAGRKRRPLWELDLSDIDETCRTNLSGSMMLCAEALRVMLRQPASADEPLYHLFNMGFSSAGLRSSPTSVPHRASKRAVAIMSKLLRQELEAAGIRSVGIHELSPGLVLTDLLLRDATPAQKRFFNAMAETSETVAATLVPAIRAITGRGSTLRYQPVLFMFAKLAASAFGYRKERFFDSEGKPWG, from the coding sequence ATGCGGAAATCTCTGGGCGTGGTTATTACTGGCGGGAGTGCCGGGCTCGGGCTGGCAATGGCGCGGGAGTTTTTGCGGGCTGGTGATCGCGTCGTGATCTGCTCCCGCCGCGAATCAAATCTGAAATCGGCCTTGCAGATGCTTGGCAGTGATGTCCCGGACCGTAATGTTTATGGTATGGTCTGCGATGTATCGCTTCCCGCTCAGGCCGCAGACTTTGCTGCTTTTGCTGCCGCAAAACTCGGAATCATCGACCGTTGGATCAACAATGCAGGTACGGCGGGGCGGAAGCGCCGACCGCTCTGGGAACTTGATCTCTCCGACATCGACGAGACCTGCCGCACCAATCTTTCCGGTAGCATGATGCTTTGCGCTGAAGCGCTGCGCGTTATGCTTCGCCAGCCAGCGAGTGCTGACGAGCCGCTTTATCATCTGTTCAACATGGGATTTTCATCGGCGGGCCTCCGTTCATCGCCTACCTCCGTGCCGCATCGGGCATCCAAACGGGCGGTGGCGATCATGAGCAAACTGCTTCGCCAGGAGCTCGAAGCCGCAGGTATCCGTTCAGTCGGTATTCACGAGCTGAGTCCCGGACTGGTGCTGACCGATCTGTTGCTCCGCGACGCTACGCCTGCTCAGAAGCGCTTTTTCAACGCGATGGCCGAAACTTCGGAAACCGTTGCGGCAACGCTGGTGCCAGCAATCAGGGCCATCACCGGACGAGGCAGCACGTTGCGCTACCAGCCGGTGCTTTTCATGTTTGCAAAGCTGGCGGCGTCGGCGTTTGGTTATCGCAAGGAGCGCTTTTTTGACAGCGAAGGGAAACCCTGGGGATAG
- a CDS encoding cation:proton antiporter: MNKPMESYYHQFLEEFRLPLTNPVLVFSLVLFIILLAPIVSKRFNIPGTVGLILSGVLIGPHSLNLLEKSSAVELFSTIGLLYILLIAGLELDVNDFRKNRYKSALFGLLTFSIPIVLGYPVCRYLLNYPMSTSLLTASMFATHTLVAYPVVSRMGISKNRTVAITVAGTILSDTAVLILLAVIIGYSRGDINHEFWLHLVIALTLFSAIVFIVLPAIARWFFTKLENEKHAHYIFVLAALFFSAFLAKAAGLEPIVGAFAAGLALNPLIPGSSALMNRIEFIGNSLFIPFFLISVGMLVDLRIILSSPIALIIAALLTFVALAGKWLAALSTQKIFGYSAAHRRLIFGLSSSRAAATIAIALVGYRARILDLNILNAIIILILVTCIVSSLVTEKAAKEIVLEENDAAPEKEHAQGDADEQILLPIAENKPSERVLELAVMIREKRSLNPLTILTVVPNDHEAELNVKKAKKELAPTVDFAASFDTSLNIVATIDYNICSGISRAVKESQSNLIIFDWPSRQGFLGRMINDATESIVECTCKTTMICHLTRPLAIHRRIVVICPPFAEKEKGFGQWLRKMSRLSQELTIPLLFHCDRKSRLAIIETLKTSHSTSPVLYEVFKNFREWEDIASRKLHFREDDIVTFVCARRESISYKPFFDLVPEQLEKHVKDISKIMIYPEQFDSAIIEEEYADVVAPKSFPFGASTIRKIREEISGFMKKNQLQIRKKARGKTAATPKRFGFSRKEP, from the coding sequence ATGAACAAGCCTATGGAATCCTATTACCATCAGTTTCTCGAGGAATTCCGGCTACCGTTGACCAATCCGGTGCTGGTCTTTTCGCTCGTGCTGTTCATTATCCTGCTCGCCCCGATTGTTTCCAAAAGATTCAACATTCCCGGCACGGTCGGCCTGATTCTCTCTGGCGTGCTTATCGGGCCGCACAGCCTGAATCTTCTTGAAAAAAGCTCGGCAGTCGAGCTTTTCTCGACCATTGGCCTGCTCTACATTCTCTTAATCGCCGGTCTCGAACTCGATGTCAACGATTTCAGGAAAAACCGGTACAAAAGCGCCCTGTTCGGACTGCTGACCTTCAGCATTCCCATCGTCCTCGGCTATCCGGTCTGCCGCTACCTGCTGAACTATCCAATGAGCACCAGTCTTCTGACGGCCAGCATGTTCGCGACGCACACATTGGTAGCCTACCCTGTTGTGAGCCGGATGGGAATCTCGAAAAACCGGACGGTTGCCATCACGGTAGCAGGAACGATCCTGAGCGATACTGCTGTGCTGATCCTCCTGGCGGTCATTATAGGCTATAGCCGGGGCGACATCAATCATGAGTTCTGGCTGCACCTCGTCATCGCGCTCACACTCTTTTCGGCGATCGTGTTCATCGTACTGCCCGCCATCGCCCGCTGGTTTTTCACCAAGCTCGAAAACGAAAAACACGCCCACTACATCTTTGTTCTGGCGGCGCTTTTCTTTTCAGCTTTCCTCGCAAAAGCTGCAGGACTGGAACCAATTGTGGGAGCTTTTGCGGCTGGCCTCGCGCTCAACCCTCTCATTCCAGGCTCTTCAGCCCTGATGAACCGCATCGAGTTCATCGGAAACTCGCTCTTCATACCATTCTTCCTCATAAGCGTGGGAATGCTGGTGGACCTGAGGATCATCCTGAGCAGCCCGATAGCCCTGATCATCGCCGCCCTTTTGACCTTCGTGGCACTAGCAGGAAAATGGCTCGCGGCGCTCTCTACCCAGAAAATTTTCGGCTATTCCGCCGCTCACCGGCGGCTTATCTTCGGCCTGAGCAGCTCCCGCGCCGCCGCAACCATCGCCATCGCACTGGTTGGCTACCGTGCACGCATCCTCGACCTTAACATCCTCAACGCCATCATTATCCTCATTCTCGTCACCTGCATCGTCAGTTCGCTGGTTACGGAAAAGGCAGCCAAGGAGATCGTGCTTGAAGAGAACGACGCCGCACCTGAAAAAGAGCACGCACAGGGTGACGCCGACGAGCAGATCCTGTTACCGATCGCAGAAAACAAGCCCTCCGAACGGGTGCTGGAGCTGGCCGTAATGATCAGGGAAAAGCGCTCCCTCAATCCGCTGACCATCCTGACCGTCGTGCCCAATGATCATGAAGCTGAACTGAACGTGAAAAAAGCCAAAAAAGAGCTGGCGCCAACAGTCGATTTTGCGGCCTCGTTCGACACCAGCCTCAACATCGTTGCAACTATCGACTACAATATCTGCAGCGGTATCAGCAGAGCAGTCAAGGAATCCCAGTCAAACCTGATTATCTTCGACTGGCCAAGTCGCCAGGGCTTCCTCGGCCGGATGATCAACGACGCCACTGAGAGCATCGTGGAGTGTACCTGCAAAACCACCATGATCTGTCATCTCACACGCCCCCTGGCCATACATCGGCGAATCGTGGTTATCTGCCCGCCTTTCGCCGAAAAAGAGAAAGGATTCGGGCAATGGCTGCGCAAAATGAGTCGCCTGTCACAGGAATTAACCATTCCACTGCTTTTCCATTGCGACAGGAAAAGCCGGCTGGCCATCATCGAAACATTGAAAACCAGCCATTCAACCTCTCCTGTTCTGTACGAAGTGTTCAAAAACTTCCGTGAATGGGAGGATATCGCCAGTCGAAAACTTCACTTCAGGGAAGACGACATTGTCACGTTTGTCTGCGCCCGCAGGGAGTCCATCTCTTACAAACCCTTTTTCGATCTCGTGCCTGAACAACTTGAAAAGCATGTGAAAGACATCAGCAAAATCATGATCTATCCGGAACAGTTCGATTCCGCCATCATCGAAGAGGAGTATGCCGACGTGGTCGCCCCGAAATCCTTCCCGTTCGGAGCATCGACCATCCGAAAAATAAGAGAAGAAATATCCGGGTTCATGAAAAAGAATCAGTTACAAATCAGAAAAAAAGCTCGGGGAAAAACGGCAGCAACACCAAAAAGATTTGGATTTTCCCGAAAAGAACCATAA
- a CDS encoding C40 family peptidase, whose product MRKEQQSRPDLRVLKSLMVCATIAASLILHSPSLMAAEEATGATSTAPSACSINPSEKLKNLFTEVKQYLGIRYRFGGDTPSGFDCSGFVRFMFNKEFNVNLPRSSREMATIGTRIDRNELRPGDLVFFKNAEDRINHVGIFVGNDTFVHSSLSKGITRDTLNESYYSKRFATGVRILDIQGNRIPDDFNNLFDESNNGNSPS is encoded by the coding sequence ATGCGAAAAGAGCAGCAATCCCGTCCAGACCTTCGGGTTCTGAAAAGTCTCATGGTTTGCGCCACCATTGCGGCCTCTTTGATTCTCCACTCCCCCTCGCTCATGGCTGCCGAAGAGGCAACCGGAGCAACCAGCACCGCGCCGTCAGCCTGTAGTATCAATCCATCAGAAAAACTCAAGAATCTTTTCACCGAAGTCAAGCAGTACCTTGGCATCCGTTACCGTTTCGGCGGAGACACGCCGTCAGGTTTCGATTGTTCGGGCTTTGTCAGGTTCATGTTCAATAAAGAATTCAACGTCAATCTGCCTCGCTCGTCACGTGAAATGGCAACGATAGGCACAAGAATAGATCGCAACGAACTCCGGCCCGGCGACCTCGTATTTTTCAAGAACGCAGAAGACCGCATCAACCACGTAGGCATTTTCGTCGGTAACGACACCTTCGTTCACTCCTCCCTCTCAAAAGGCATCACCCGCGACACCCTTAACGAAAGCTACTACAGCAAACGCTTCGCCACCGGTGTCCGCATTCTTGACATTCAGGGCAATCGTATTCCTGACGACTTCAACAACCTGTTCGACGAATCAAACAACGGCAACTCCCCCTCCTGA
- a CDS encoding YdcF family protein, which produces MKIFLKISLLFFLISSALCASLYLGLGFLVSMHSTKPEKADIIVILGGDDGLRVSKGGDLYKAGYAKHVLLTGIDSRYYRPNHPNWRERKLMARGVPRKHIIVDTWSETSWEEAENTSDLMDKNGWKSALVVSDPPHMLRLNKTWKKAFAGTNKRFRLVATEPSWWNPLLWWRNPISYRFVINELKKNIYYLVTYY; this is translated from the coding sequence ATGAAAATATTTCTGAAAATCTCTCTGCTTTTCTTTCTGATTTCCAGCGCGCTGTGCGCCTCGCTGTATCTTGGCCTCGGGTTTCTCGTGTCGATGCACTCAACAAAGCCTGAAAAGGCTGACATAATCGTGATTCTTGGGGGCGACGACGGACTGCGGGTCAGCAAAGGAGGCGATCTTTACAAGGCAGGCTATGCAAAACATGTTCTGCTGACCGGCATTGACAGCCGCTATTACCGCCCGAATCATCCCAACTGGCGTGAACGCAAGCTCATGGCACGTGGCGTACCGAGAAAACACATCATCGTCGATACCTGGTCGGAAACAAGCTGGGAGGAGGCTGAAAACACCTCTGATCTGATGGATAAAAACGGGTGGAAAAGTGCGCTCGTGGTCAGCGATCCACCGCATATGCTTCGCCTCAACAAAACATGGAAAAAGGCGTTTGCAGGCACAAACAAGCGTTTCAGACTGGTAGCCACTGAACCCTCGTGGTGGAATCCTCTCCTCTGGTGGCGCAACCCCATCAGTTATCGCTTCGTCATAAACGAGCTCAAAAAGAACATCTATTATCTGGTGACCTATTACTGA